A genomic region of Xanthomonas fragariae contains the following coding sequences:
- a CDS encoding type VI secretion system Vgr family protein — MIRRKTLDEQIAEQPVALSANAGLPLDDLLGQPVLLELLTAESRTALRPFHGHVTAFERLGSNGGLARYRLTIEPWLALLGQRVDSYVFQDLSVVEIVESVFADYAEQGALAPAWRWELADRRVYARRSLTTQYEETDLAFVQRLLAEEGIYVWFAHAGDAGSERLGSHTLVLSDHNHAFAELGTVRYHRTDVTEQQDSVQQWVRSCRWRPTTLSRASWDYRSRSLRPAGADATPLGDIGAEDVDTAGPYGWQDSTRGQRRAQQQLDAQQVAAQTIQGQGSWRQLAPGTRFGLRQHASVAADARFLCLQVRHQARNNLGADVFDALEQSLGAVAVAGAPLPPALAGLGGGYAPAQDAAEVAFYRNQFTALPATATYRPQTEDGHGVRLHPKPTVAGTLSAIVVSDGDPVQSDRDHRIKVQFPFQRGADASSALAHPGGEDNAPGRASAWTWVRVMTPWAGDNWGGVVLPRKGQEVLVGFLEGDIDRPVVIGSVYNGRGQADAAHNQVGGGGAGATGNAPAWFQGNAHGAVFTGFKSQALAQSQDGTGGYQQLRLDDTPGQGRAQLSTTQHASTLTLGHLKGGSDNLREGERGYGVELSTQAYGAVRAGQGLLLSSEPGQQQLAASQALSQLEQGEQLLQALADAARQQQAQLPNDPDRLPAQDGLKTLQASLKATQGGSADGQAPGWSRPALLGSGSAGVMSLTPADQVWVSGTQTTLLAGTALNWASQAQLVLAVAGGLVLYTQGSAPVAGSPNQERGIALHAAQGTLSARAHKNLAKLAAKTQVRIVSTTADLQIAAPTKHLLATAAGAYIKLEGDDIELGAPGTIEFKGGNRVLTGPQGSSASVSIPQTQFKGCDPTLVNAQLRSEAAADVG; from the coding sequence GTGATCCGCCGGAAAACGCTCGATGAGCAAATCGCAGAACAACCAGTGGCGCTATCGGCCAACGCCGGCCTGCCCCTGGACGACCTGCTTGGCCAGCCGGTCCTGCTGGAACTGCTCACCGCCGAGTCGCGCACCGCGCTGCGCCCGTTCCACGGCCACGTCACCGCGTTCGAGCGCCTCGGCAGCAACGGCGGGCTGGCGCGTTACCGGCTGACGATCGAGCCGTGGCTGGCGCTGCTGGGCCAGCGTGTGGACAGCTACGTGTTCCAGGACCTGAGCGTGGTGGAGATTGTCGAGAGCGTGTTCGCCGACTACGCCGAGCAGGGCGCGCTGGCGCCGGCCTGGCGCTGGGAGCTGGCCGACCGCCGCGTGTACGCCAGGCGCAGCCTGACCACGCAGTATGAAGAGACCGACCTGGCCTTCGTGCAGCGGCTGCTGGCCGAGGAAGGGATCTATGTCTGGTTCGCGCATGCCGGCGATGCCGGCAGCGAGCGCCTGGGCAGCCACACCCTGGTGCTGTCGGACCACAACCACGCCTTCGCCGAGCTGGGCACGGTGCGCTATCACCGCACCGACGTGACCGAGCAGCAGGACAGCGTGCAGCAGTGGGTGCGGTCGTGTCGCTGGCGCCCGACCACGCTGTCGCGGGCCAGCTGGGACTACCGCAGCCGCAGCCTGCGCCCGGCCGGCGCCGACGCCACGCCGCTGGGCGACATCGGCGCCGAGGACGTGGACACCGCCGGCCCCTATGGCTGGCAGGACAGCACGCGCGGCCAGCGCCGCGCGCAGCAGCAGCTCGATGCGCAGCAGGTGGCGGCGCAGACCATCCAGGGCCAGGGCAGCTGGCGCCAACTGGCGCCGGGCACGCGTTTCGGGCTGCGCCAGCATGCGAGCGTGGCTGCCGATGCGCGGTTCCTGTGCCTGCAGGTGCGGCACCAGGCGCGCAACAACCTGGGCGCGGACGTATTCGATGCGCTGGAGCAGTCGCTGGGCGCGGTGGCGGTGGCCGGCGCGCCGCTGCCGCCGGCGTTGGCGGGCCTGGGCGGCGGGTATGCGCCGGCGCAGGACGCCGCTGAGGTGGCGTTCTATCGCAACCAGTTCACCGCGTTGCCGGCCACGGCGACGTACCGGCCGCAGACCGAGGACGGCCATGGCGTGCGCCTGCATCCCAAGCCGACGGTGGCCGGCACGCTGAGCGCGATCGTGGTCAGCGACGGCGACCCGGTGCAGTCCGACCGCGACCACCGGATCAAGGTGCAGTTCCCGTTCCAGCGCGGTGCCGACGCCAGCAGCGCGCTGGCGCATCCGGGGGGCGAGGACAACGCGCCGGGCCGCGCGTCGGCCTGGACCTGGGTGCGGGTGATGACGCCATGGGCCGGCGACAACTGGGGCGGGGTGGTGCTGCCGCGCAAGGGCCAGGAAGTGCTGGTGGGGTTCCTGGAAGGGGACATCGACCGGCCGGTGGTGATCGGCAGCGTCTACAACGGGCGCGGCCAGGCCGATGCGGCGCACAACCAGGTCGGTGGCGGTGGGGCCGGGGCCACCGGCAATGCGCCGGCGTGGTTCCAGGGCAACGCGCACGGCGCGGTGTTCACCGGGTTCAAGAGCCAGGCGCTGGCGCAAAGCCAGGACGGCACCGGCGGTTACCAGCAGCTGCGTCTGGACGACACCCCCGGCCAGGGCCGCGCGCAGCTGTCGACCACCCAGCACGCCAGCACCTTGACCCTGGGCCACCTGAAGGGCGGCAGCGACAACCTGCGCGAAGGCGAGCGCGGCTACGGGGTGGAACTGTCCACCCAGGCCTACGGCGCGGTGCGCGCCGGCCAGGGCCTGCTGCTGAGCAGCGAGCCGGGCCAGCAGCAGCTGGCGGCCAGCCAGGCGCTGTCGCAGCTGGAACAGGGCGAGCAGCTGCTGCAGGCGCTGGCCGACGCGGCCCGGCAGCAGCAGGCGCAGCTGCCCAATGACCCGGACCGCCTCCCCGCCCAGGACGGGCTCAAGACCCTGCAGGCCAGCCTGAAGGCGACGCAGGGTGGAAGCGCCGACGGCCAGGCGCCGGGCTGGAGCCGCCCGGCGCTGCTGGGCAGCGGCAGCGCGGGCGTGATGAGCCTGACCCCGGCCGACCAGGTGTGGGTGTCGGGCACGCAGACCACGCTGCTGGCCGGCACCGCCTTGAACTGGGCCAGCCAGGCGCAGCTGGTGCTGGCGGTGGCCGGCGGGCTGGTGCTATACACTCAGGGCAGCGCCCCGGTCGCCGGCAGCCCCAACCAGGAGCGCGGCATCGCCCTGCACGCCGCGCAAGGCACGCTCAGCGCCCGCGCGCACAAGAACCTGGCCAAGCTCGCCGCCAAGACCCAGGTCCGCATCGTCAGCACCACCGCCGACCTCCAGATCGCCGCCCCGACCAAGCACCTGCTGGCCACGGCGGCCGGCGCCTACATCAAGCTGGAAGGCGACGACATCGAACTGGGCGCGCCGGGGACGATCGAGTTCAAGGGCGGCAACCGGGTGTTGACGGGGCCGCAGGGCAGCAGCGCGTCGGTGTCCATCCCGCAGACGCAGTTCAAGGGCTGCGATCCGACATTGGTCAATGCGCAGCTTCGCTCCGAAGCCGCCGCAGACGTAGGGTGA
- a CDS encoding DUF4123 domain-containing protein: protein MEVNERLYALARQSGGARRYLLMQTSDAADADGDRFQQMLAEVGLAPMPVKIHKLPAPFWPVLIALDLDQGTHSALSALAVDMAIADTAPQAMEHGQIQRTCAWIFSDAPISELARHLATTAIARHPPSHKARWLRYYDPLVADLFWQTCAPEQLAYFLRDIACLAYIDRWQTLQVVRPPDSCVPGAALPATAWERLDGIGALNQAWARARCEGMDIAPAQFSAAAAAVQHGCRQGVRPGPGLDLFAWQALHLGPAFYRHRQVQTLLDQLSAGRDYAELAHEMDDAHWHRIGMEAGGLHAPSTQERI from the coding sequence ATGGAAGTGAACGAACGCCTCTACGCACTGGCCAGGCAATCGGGCGGTGCGCGTCGTTACCTGCTGATGCAGACGAGCGATGCGGCCGACGCGGACGGCGATCGCTTCCAGCAGATGCTGGCCGAGGTTGGCCTTGCGCCGATGCCGGTCAAGATCCACAAGCTGCCGGCGCCGTTCTGGCCGGTGCTGATCGCGTTGGATCTCGACCAGGGCACGCACTCGGCGCTATCCGCGCTGGCAGTGGACATGGCGATCGCCGATACCGCGCCGCAGGCGATGGAGCACGGGCAGATCCAACGCACTTGCGCGTGGATCTTCTCCGATGCCCCGATCAGCGAACTCGCGCGCCATCTGGCGACCACCGCGATTGCGCGCCACCCGCCCTCGCACAAGGCGCGTTGGCTGCGCTACTACGACCCGCTGGTGGCCGATCTGTTCTGGCAGACCTGCGCGCCGGAACAGCTGGCCTATTTCTTGCGCGATATCGCCTGCCTGGCCTACATCGATCGCTGGCAGACGCTGCAGGTCGTGCGCCCGCCCGATTCCTGCGTGCCAGGGGCTGCGCTCCCCGCAACGGCGTGGGAGCGTCTAGACGGCATCGGGGCGCTGAACCAGGCCTGGGCACGTGCCCGCTGCGAGGGGATGGACATCGCCCCGGCGCAGTTTTCGGCCGCCGCCGCCGCCGTGCAACACGGCTGCCGCCAGGGCGTGCGGCCTGGTCCGGGCCTGGATCTGTTCGCGTGGCAGGCGCTGCATCTTGGCCCAGCCTTTTACAGGCACCGGCAGGTGCAGACCCTGTTGGACCAGCTCAGCGCCGGCCGGGACTACGCCGAACTGGCGCATGAGATGGACGATGCCCACTGGCATCGGATCGGAATGGAAGCGGGCGGCCTGCACGCCCCGTCGACTCAGGAACGCATCTGA
- a CDS encoding T6SS effector BTH_I2691 family protein, with protein MTQNDTSTPCEVCNSSGLAILPVRYTVVPASCPGAGLGPFPKGRGSKEDVSPAGYDYAVRTLRQGMLYLYYEQSGPYGARQWEAYAVAENGTLWRQVSGYAARRIAGGVPSCSRPVHNAERMEFITLRYPHMCGTVWVMFSEHLLTPATLKRYAADATLRAERMQPITPKQWIGAPQAKGDTVPLSSADDLKAVLEYRGFAGEVSEPAQLPYLRQPRAISGKDGSYTADVLRANATRYPWSLRTHAAGGASEAAALQQRYALMCAASHNGKQGDQRQTYTPMLLGLWDAVGVVHELNGYRHDVVGAMARYKEERALEFNAMEHIEEIDTLLQRNAAVLSDQYAQASRARMEEIEQEQSGGNALKQPGMDALRAHGIASSNEGTWDGLSKALLPVYQRQARETWEKTYRPRIDEAAYAAFKANAQRFGQAALELLTQRTQVLGKWLSNALFLATLEDYDGTSPVCGVRFEEVVTTAIEGLGMDPDGRRLLQDLAGNLDVTSRSCLLWRVVAQNQTEVRQELEQALTQADQQKNMVLSAAGAGWSVFVTTSKTLKKFLSVYKGFEAAQKQAAPLTATDRILRESGVDRFVTTAGAFLLDRFPLNGVQDKVGNALVRFVLMTRALLDEAEVSELISQEASTGVSVKLYFAERVAYYRSQPPSSGTPMLYALRDVERHKGAALMRERWARAAESSRNAVRLGALTGVLELVNFINLLAKSDKQARDYGSLVASGASLVSVYSSMAEKLSKEFFGEASRSVGKMKAIGGWLGGFGTYVGVYYDFGEYLKSKNSGNSGLALAYLGKSGTGFLIGGTQFLTALAYSAPVLEKAIGRKGVVIWLDGLRAGLQAAAAKEGEQVLAKASMKRMAGWMLRLGGWEVTVVLLAIDVLVYTIEPNALEKWCESNRFGKISEGGWFGFGASGPQYKTAKDQDEAFLKAIGQVTVRHV; from the coding sequence ATGACACAGAACGACACTTCGACGCCGTGCGAGGTCTGCAACAGCAGCGGCCTGGCCATTCTGCCGGTGCGCTACACCGTGGTGCCGGCGTCCTGTCCGGGGGCCGGACTGGGGCCGTTCCCCAAGGGGCGTGGCAGCAAGGAAGACGTCTCGCCCGCCGGCTACGACTACGCCGTGCGCACCTTGCGCCAGGGCATGCTCTATCTGTACTACGAACAGTCCGGCCCATATGGTGCCAGGCAATGGGAAGCCTATGCGGTGGCCGAGAACGGCACGCTGTGGCGGCAGGTTTCCGGATACGCAGCGCGGCGCATTGCCGGTGGCGTGCCGTCCTGCTCGCGCCCGGTGCACAACGCCGAGCGCATGGAGTTCATCACCCTGCGCTACCCGCATATGTGCGGCACGGTGTGGGTGATGTTTTCCGAGCATCTGTTGACGCCTGCGACCCTCAAGCGCTACGCGGCCGACGCCACCTTGCGCGCCGAGCGTATGCAGCCCATCACCCCCAAGCAATGGATCGGCGCGCCGCAGGCCAAGGGCGATACGGTGCCGCTGTCCAGCGCCGACGACTTGAAGGCGGTGCTGGAATATCGTGGGTTCGCCGGAGAGGTCAGCGAGCCGGCGCAGCTGCCGTACCTGCGTCAGCCCAGGGCGATCAGCGGCAAGGACGGCAGCTACACGGCCGATGTGCTGCGGGCCAACGCCACCCGCTACCCGTGGTCGCTGCGCACGCATGCGGCCGGCGGCGCGTCGGAGGCGGCCGCCCTGCAGCAACGCTATGCGCTCATGTGCGCGGCCAGCCACAACGGCAAACAGGGCGATCAGCGGCAGACCTACACGCCGATGCTGCTGGGCCTGTGGGACGCAGTAGGCGTGGTGCACGAACTCAACGGCTACCGGCACGACGTGGTCGGGGCGATGGCGCGCTACAAGGAAGAGCGTGCGCTGGAATTCAACGCAATGGAGCACATTGAGGAAATCGACACGCTGCTGCAGCGCAATGCGGCGGTGCTGTCGGACCAGTACGCCCAGGCCAGCCGTGCGCGGATGGAGGAGATCGAGCAGGAACAATCCGGCGGCAATGCGCTCAAGCAACCAGGCATGGACGCGCTGCGCGCGCACGGGATCGCGTCCTCCAACGAGGGCACGTGGGACGGGCTGTCCAAGGCGCTGCTGCCGGTGTACCAGCGGCAGGCGCGGGAGACCTGGGAAAAGACGTATCGGCCACGGATCGACGAGGCCGCGTACGCGGCGTTCAAGGCCAACGCGCAGCGGTTCGGTCAGGCGGCGTTGGAGTTGCTGACGCAGCGCACGCAGGTGCTGGGCAAGTGGCTGTCCAATGCGCTGTTTTTGGCCACATTGGAGGACTACGACGGCACCTCACCGGTCTGCGGGGTCCGCTTCGAGGAGGTGGTGACCACCGCCATCGAAGGGCTGGGGATGGACCCGGACGGTCGGCGACTACTGCAGGACCTGGCTGGCAATCTGGATGTGACAAGCCGCAGCTGCCTGCTGTGGCGAGTGGTGGCGCAAAACCAGACCGAGGTACGGCAGGAACTGGAACAGGCGCTGACCCAGGCGGATCAGCAAAAGAACATGGTGCTGTCGGCGGCCGGCGCCGGTTGGAGTGTGTTTGTCACGACGAGCAAGACGCTGAAGAAGTTCTTGAGCGTCTACAAGGGCTTCGAGGCAGCGCAAAAGCAGGCCGCGCCCCTGACGGCCACGGACCGGATCTTGCGCGAAAGCGGGGTGGACCGGTTCGTGACCACGGCCGGTGCGTTCCTGCTCGATCGCTTCCCGCTCAACGGCGTGCAGGACAAGGTGGGCAATGCGCTGGTGCGCTTCGTATTGATGACGCGCGCGCTCTTGGATGAGGCCGAGGTCTCCGAGCTGATCAGCCAGGAGGCCAGCACCGGGGTGAGCGTCAAGCTGTACTTTGCGGAGCGGGTGGCGTACTACCGCAGCCAGCCACCGAGCAGCGGCACGCCGATGCTGTACGCCCTGCGCGACGTGGAGCGGCACAAGGGCGCCGCGCTGATGCGCGAGCGCTGGGCGCGCGCCGCCGAGAGCAGCCGCAACGCGGTACGGCTGGGAGCGCTGACCGGTGTGCTGGAACTGGTGAATTTCATCAACCTGCTGGCCAAGTCGGACAAGCAGGCGCGCGACTACGGCAGCCTGGTGGCCTCGGGCGCCTCGCTGGTGTCGGTGTACAGCAGCATGGCCGAGAAGTTGAGCAAGGAGTTCTTCGGCGAGGCCAGCCGCAGCGTGGGCAAGATGAAGGCAATCGGTGGGTGGCTGGGTGGGTTCGGTACGTATGTTGGGGTTTATTATGATTTTGGTGAATATTTGAAGTCAAAAAATTCCGGAAATTCGGGTCTTGCCTTGGCTTACTTAGGTAAATCCGGCACTGGATTTTTAATTGGTGGCACCCAATTTCTCACTGCATTAGCTTATTCCGCTCCGGTATTAGAGAAAGCGATCGGCCGCAAAGGCGTGGTGATTTGGCTAGATGGACTAAGAGCTGGTCTACAAGCTGCAGCAGCTAAAGAGGGCGAGCAGGTGCTGGCGAAAGCCTCGATGAAGCGTATGGCGGGCTGGATGCTGCGGCTTGGTGGATGGGAAGTGACGGTCGTCTTACTGGCAATCGATGTGCTGGTCTATACAATTGAGCCAAATGCGCTCGAAAAATGGTGCGAAAGCAACCGATTTGGGAAGATCAGTGAGGGCGGTTGGTTTGGCTTTGGTGCGAGTGGGCCTCAATATAAAACAGCAAAAGATCAAGACGAGGCCTTCCTGAAGGCGATTGGGCAAGTCACAGTGCGCCATGTTTGA
- a CDS encoding putative type VI secretion system effector gives MTQDPNAHTQVIGGTLRNVRLKNTTAEVFFRAGDREGMAATGVAAAALGLSGAAAGMVTMSMEEMSEPVSQVSFDLDGKHVEALLWNWPFKDGDEVQAVVEPAPDGGYTGFAVLDPKEKIIVLYPHVSAGVRAHWKNVFKFSFFAGAAFALFMISAAILGGRLASFSNANSSLSFYLLAFLMFVSMFLWIGYRMGRRFTPFILMAEPIFTVLGWKDVKNINLRKTTKAKKKPTDPPAMGDSYFRY, from the coding sequence ATGACACAAGATCCGAATGCGCACACCCAAGTCATTGGCGGCACGCTGAGAAATGTAAGGCTAAAGAACACTACAGCAGAAGTATTCTTCCGCGCAGGTGACCGTGAGGGTATGGCGGCTACAGGTGTAGCAGCAGCAGCGCTTGGCTTGAGCGGTGCCGCCGCAGGAATGGTGACCATGTCAATGGAGGAGATGAGCGAGCCGGTATCGCAAGTTAGTTTTGATTTGGATGGAAAGCACGTGGAAGCGCTGCTGTGGAACTGGCCATTCAAGGATGGAGACGAGGTACAGGCAGTGGTGGAGCCAGCGCCGGATGGCGGATATACCGGATTTGCGGTATTAGATCCTAAGGAAAAGATCATTGTGCTGTATCCGCATGTCTCGGCAGGCGTGCGTGCGCACTGGAAGAACGTTTTTAAATTTTCTTTTTTTGCTGGAGCCGCGTTTGCATTATTTATGATCTCTGCTGCAATTTTGGGGGGGCGTTTAGCGAGCTTTTCTAATGCCAATTCCTCTCTCTCCTTCTATCTTTTAGCATTTTTGATGTTTGTTTCTATGTTTTTATGGATCGGCTACCGTATGGGTCGCCGCTTTACGCCGTTTATCTTGATGGCAGAGCCGATCTTCACCGTGTTGGGCTGGAAGGATGTCAAGAACATCAATCTTCGCAAGACGACCAAGGCCAAGAAAAAGCCAACCGACCCGCCTGCAATGGGCGACAGCTACTTCCGCTATTAA